Proteins from a genomic interval of Thamnophis elegans isolate rThaEle1 chromosome 2, rThaEle1.pri, whole genome shotgun sequence:
- the AP1M2 gene encoding AP-1 complex subunit mu-2, whose protein sequence is MSASAIFILDLKGKPLISRNYKGDVSMSEIDYFMPLVMQKEEESDLTPVLSHGKVHFLWIKHSNLYLVAITMKNANASLVYSFLYKVVEVFSEYFKELEEESIRDNFVIVYELLDELMDFGFPQTTDSKILQEYITQQGNKLETAKSQVPATVTNAVSWRSEGLKYKKNEVFIDVIESVNLLVNANGGVLLSEIVGSIKLKVFLSGMPELRLGLNDRVLFELTGRGKNKSVELEDVKFHQCVRLSRFDNDRTISFIPPDGDFELMSYRLSTQVKPLIWIESVIEKFSHSRVEIMVKAKGQFKKQSVANGVEISVPVPSDADSPKFKTNIGNAKYLPEKNTVVWNIKSFQGGKEYLMRAHFGLPSVEKEELEGRPPISVRFEIPYFTVSGIQVRYMKIIEKSGYQALPWVRYITQSGDYQLRSH, encoded by the exons ATGTCTGCCTCGGCAATCTTCATCCTTGACCTGAAAGGGAAG CCACTAATCAGCCGCAACTATAAGGGAGATGTCAGCATGTCGGAGATTGATTACTTCATGCCGCTCGTCATGCAAAAAGAGGAAGAGTCTGACCTGACCCCCGTCCTCTCCCATGGAAAAGTCCACTTCCTTTGGATAAAGCATAGCAACCTCTACT TGGTGGCCATCACCATGAAGAATGCCAATGCCTCACTGGTATATTCCTTTCTCTATAAAGTGGTTGAG GTTTTTTCTGAATACTTCAAGGAGCTGGAGGAAGAGAGCATCCGTGACAATTTTGTCATTGTGTATGAGCTACTGGATGAGCTGATGGACTTCGGGTTTCCTCAGACGACAGATAGTAAAATTTTGCAGGA GTACATCACTCAGCAGGGCAACAAACTGGAGACAGCTAAATCCCAAGTTCCAGCCACTGTCACCAACGCCGTCTCTTGGAGGTCGGAGGGGCTCAAATATAAGAAGAATGAGGTCTTCATTGATGTCATTGAATCGGTTAACCTGTTG GTTAATGCCAATGGGGGCGTCCTGCTGAGCGAGATCGTGGGTTCTATCAAACTGAAGGTGTTCCTTTCTGGCATGCCGGAGCTCCGCCTGGGCCTCAACGACAGGGTCCTTTTTGAGCTCACAGGAC GTGGAAAAAATAAGTCTGTAGAACTCGAGGATGTCAAGTTCCACCAGTGCGTGCGGCTATCACGTTTTGACAATGATCGTACTATTTCCTTCATTCCCCCTGATGGAGATTTTGAGCTTATGTCGTATCGCCTGAGTACACAG GTGAAACCTCTCATCTGGATCGAATCTGTCATTGAGAAGTTCTCTCACAGCCGAGTGGAGATTATGGTTAAG GCAAAGGGCCAGTTCAAGAAACAATCAGTGGCCAATGGTGTGGAGATAAGTGTGCCTGTCCCAAGTGATGCTGACTCACCCAAATTCAAAACCAACATTGGCAATGCCAAATATCTGCCTGAAAAGAATACGGTTGTCTGGAACATAAAGTCCTTCCAA GGCGGTAAAGAATATTTGATGCGAGCCCATTTTGGGCTGCCCAGTGTTGAGAAGGAAGAGCTGGAAGGTCGGCCACCCATCTCGGTCCGATTTGAAATCCCCTACTTCACGGTCTCTGGGATTCAG GTACGGTACATGAAGATCATTGAAAAGAGTGGGTACCAGGCTCTACCATGGGTCCGCTATATCACCCAGAGTGGAG